One window of Paludibacter propionicigenes WB4 genomic DNA carries:
- a CDS encoding MFS transporter gives MFIRLFGSEAFTAVRNYNFRYFLGYRFLMTMATMMQSVIVSWHMYFLTKNVIWLGLIGLVEVFPQISISLFAGHYVDLWNRKKIVRYTTLLLLAGSAILTLYSIESFHSYQHLGIWPMFITIFLTGLSRGILMPANTALLGQLVDKKDYANAATWSSANWQVAAVMGPALGGLIYGFSSISVAYGSVFILFMFSLWMISRVEVAGRIVSDKVSEEDIFSRIREGIGFVMKSPQLLGAFSLDMFAVLFGGAVAMLPVFASDILHVGPQGLGFLRACPALGAIFMSFYLMFNPPVKNSGRTLLLAVSAFGLCMIGFAFSHWFWLSALLLLLSGLFDNVSVVIRGTILQLYTPEHMRGRVASVNSIFIGSSNELGAFESGMAAKLMGLVPSVAFGGIMTLIVVATTAKVNPVLRKLSLK, from the coding sequence ATGTTTATTCGATTATTTGGCAGCGAGGCTTTTACAGCAGTGCGCAATTATAATTTCAGGTATTTTCTGGGCTATCGTTTTTTGATGACAATGGCCACTATGATGCAGTCGGTCATAGTCAGTTGGCACATGTATTTCCTCACTAAAAATGTGATTTGGCTCGGTCTTATAGGTCTGGTAGAGGTTTTCCCTCAGATTTCTATTTCACTTTTTGCAGGACATTATGTCGACCTATGGAACCGCAAGAAAATTGTGCGTTATACCACCCTTTTATTGCTGGCAGGTTCGGCAATTCTTACACTCTACAGCATTGAATCGTTTCATTCTTATCAGCATTTAGGCATCTGGCCCATGTTTATAACAATATTCCTTACCGGATTATCGAGAGGTATTCTTATGCCGGCGAACACGGCTTTACTCGGGCAGCTGGTTGACAAGAAAGATTATGCCAACGCTGCTACCTGGAGCAGTGCCAACTGGCAGGTGGCGGCCGTTATGGGCCCGGCTCTGGGAGGATTGATTTACGGATTTTCATCCATTTCTGTTGCCTATGGTTCTGTGTTCATACTTTTCATGTTTTCATTATGGATGATAAGCAGAGTAGAAGTAGCCGGCAGAATAGTTTCGGATAAGGTAAGCGAAGAAGATATTTTTAGCCGAATACGTGAGGGCATAGGTTTTGTGATGAAATCACCACAATTGCTTGGAGCTTTTTCGCTGGACATGTTCGCCGTACTGTTTGGAGGCGCAGTGGCTATGCTTCCCGTTTTTGCTTCAGATATTCTGCACGTCGGTCCGCAGGGGCTGGGATTTCTTCGTGCATGTCCTGCACTGGGAGCTATTTTCATGTCATTTTACCTGATGTTTAATCCACCGGTAAAGAATAGTGGTCGTACGTTATTATTGGCGGTGTCCGCTTTCGGATTGTGTATGATTGGTTTTGCATTCTCGCACTGGTTCTGGCTTTCGGCATTACTGCTGCTGTTAAGCGGACTGTTTGATAATGTAAGTGTAGTAATACGTGGAACTATCCTACAGCTTTACACACCCGAACATATGCGCGGAAGGGTAGCTTCGGTCAATAGTATTTTTATCGGTTCGTCAAATGAGTTGGGAGCTTTCGAATCGGGAATGGCGGCAAAACTAATGGGGCTGGTTCCTTCTGTGGCTTTTGGCGGAATCATGACGTTGATTGTGGTAGCTACTACAGCCAAAGTTAACCCGGTATTGCGTAAGTTGTCGTTGAAGTAA